The following is a genomic window from Streptomyces sp. BHT-5-2.
TACCTGGTAGGGCGCCCGATCGAGTTGCGAGTACTGCTTGGCCGCGGTGACGAGGGCCGAGATGCGGGTGGTGGACTCCTCGATCTCGTTCATCAACAGTTCGGTCTCAACGGTGTAGTTGAGCCACCGCACGGCACCTTCGAGGGTGTCCCGGTCCACGACCGCGGCGATCTGGTCCAGCCAGTCGGTGTCGAGGCCGGCCTGTGCGAAGGTCGGTGCGAGCTGCCATCCGTCCCCGATGCCGTGGTCCTCCAGCCAGTCGGAGACGGCGTCCTCCCGGTCCGAGGCTTCCAACGGGCTCAGGGTGAGGGCCTTGGCGACGCGCTCGGCCGTGCGTTCCTGGACGTCGACGAGGGTCTCCAGGCTGTCCCGCCGGTAGGGGCCGGCCGCGATGGTGCCGAGCTTGTGGCGCATCCCGGCAACCCGCTCGCGCAGCGCGGACGTGGCCCGCACGGCCGCGGCGGCGGGGTTGTTCAGCTCATGGGTCAGCCCCGCGGACAACGACCCGAGAGCCAGCAGCCGCTCTCGCTGGCCAACGGCCTCCTGAGCGCTCTTGGTCCCGAAGAAGAGGCCCTCCAACAGGTGCACGGCCATGGGAAACCACTCGCGCATGATCGCGGCGAAGGTCTCCGCGGGCAGCACGAAGAAGCGTGAGGGCTCGGTGACACGCAGGGAGCTGTTGTACACCTGCCGCAGGCGGTCACCCAGATAGGACTGGAAGGCTCCCGCGTACACCCCGCGGCTGGAAGTCCGGTTGACCTCCACGTCGTAGTCCCCGATCCGGCGCGAGAGGACGAGGGTCCCTTCGAGCAGCACGTAGAAGCACGTGGCGGCTTCGCCCTCCCCGTACACGGGCCCGGGTTCGAACTCCTCCACACAGCCTTCGCGGCAGAGCCGGGCGAGCTGGTCGGGAGCCAGCTTCTCGAACAGGAACAGCGAGCCGATTTCCGCCTGACTGCACGGCAGCGACCGGCTGTTCATGACTGCTCCAGGTATCGGTGTGCGAGCATGACCGCCATGGCTCCCTCTCCGACTGCGGAGGCGACGCGTTTGGCGGACTCGGCGCGGGCGTCGCCGGCCACGAACACTCCGGGGACGTTCGTTTCCAGATGGTAGGGCGGCCGGTCCAACTCCCAGTCGGCCGGCGGGCGCCCGTCCGCGGTCAGATCGGGGCCGGTCAGGATGAATCCGCGGGAGTCCCGGAGCACCGAGTCCCCAAGCCAGTCGGTCAGCGGTGCCGCCCCGATGAAGACGAACATCCACTGTGCGTCGACGAGTTCGGTGTGGCCGGTCGTGGTGTCGCGCAGGGTGATCTGCTCCAGTTGACGCGAGCCGTGGACGGCGTCGACGACCGTGTTGGTGCGCACCGAGATGGTGGGCGTCTCCTCGACCTGCTGGACGAGGTAGTGCGACATCGACGTGGACAAGGACGGCCCGCGCACCAGCAGGGTGACCGACTTGGCGCTCCGGGCCAGGTATATCGCGGCCTGGCCGGCGGAGTTCGCGCCACCGACGATGTACACGTCATGGCCTTGGCATGCGGCCGCTTCGGTCAGGGCCGAGCCGTAGAACACTCCGCAGCCGGTCAGCTCGGGCACGTGGGGTGCATCCAGTTGCCGGTACGACACACCAGTCGCGAGAATCACGGAGTGCGCGGCGACGGCGGAGCCGTCCGAGAACCGGACGACGCGCGACGCGCCATTGATCTCCAGCCCGGTGACCTCGCGCGCGGTCAGTATCTCGGCACCGAACTTCGCCGCCTGGCGCCGGGCCCGGTCGGTGAGCTGTGCCCCGGACACTCCGTCCGGAAAGCCGAGATAGTTCTCGATGCGCGAGCTCTGACCCGCCTGGCCTCCGGTCGCGGAGCGTTCCACGAGGACGGTCCGCAGGCCCTCGGAGGCCCCGTACACCGCCGCTCCCAGACCGGCCGGTCCACCGCCGACGATCACGAGGTCGTAGAAGTCGGTTGCCGGGGTCGTCGCGAGGCCGACATGGGCGGCGAGCTCCAGGTCCCCCGGCTCGACGAGGGCCGTGCCGTCCGGAGTGACCACGAGCGGGAGCCGCAGGCCGTCCTGGCTCGCGGCGCACAGCAGCTGCCGGCCTTCCGGGTCGTCGGACGCGTACCAGCGGTACGGCACCTGGTTGCGGGCCAGGAACTCCCGTACCGCCGACGAGCGCGCCGACCAGCGGTGTCCGACGACC
Proteins encoded in this region:
- a CDS encoding FAD-dependent oxidoreductase, translated to MDQAAGPARTVILTVDDDPGVSRAVARDLRRRYGASYRIVRAESGESALAALRELRLRGGPVAVIVADYRMPKMNGIEFLERAIDIYPGARRVLLTAYADTNAAIDAINVVDLDHYLLKPWEPPEEKLYPVLDDLLAAWRATDHRPIVITKVVGHRWSARSSAVREFLARNQVPYRWYASDDPEGRQLLCAASQDGLRLPLVVTPDGTALVEPGDLELAAHVGLATTPATDFYDLVIVGGGPAGLGAAVYGASEGLRTVLVERSATGGQAGQSSRIENYLGFPDGVSGAQLTDRARRQAAKFGAEILTAREVTGLEINGASRVVRFSDGSAVAAHSVILATGVSYRQLDAPHVPELTGCGVFYGSALTEAAACQGHDVYIVGGANSAGQAAIYLARSAKSVTLLVRGPSLSTSMSHYLVQQVEETPTISVRTNTVVDAVHGSRQLEQITLRDTTTGHTELVDAQWMFVFIGAAPLTDWLGDSVLRDSRGFILTGPDLTADGRPPADWELDRPPYHLETNVPGVFVAGDARAESAKRVASAVGEGAMAVMLAHRYLEQS
- a CDS encoding ATP-binding protein; translated protein: MNSRSLPCSQAEIGSLFLFEKLAPDQLARLCREGCVEEFEPGPVYGEGEAATCFYVLLEGTLVLSRRIGDYDVEVNRTSSRGVYAGAFQSYLGDRLRQVYNSSLRVTEPSRFFVLPAETFAAIMREWFPMAVHLLEGLFFGTKSAQEAVGQRERLLALGSLSAGLTHELNNPAAAAVRATSALRERVAGMRHKLGTIAAGPYRRDSLETLVDVQERTAERVAKALTLSPLEASDREDAVSDWLEDHGIGDGWQLAPTFAQAGLDTDWLDQIAAVVDRDTLEGAVRWLNYTVETELLMNEIEESTTRISALVTAAKQYSQLDRAPYQVADVHELLDSTLLMVSAKIGPHITVVKDYDRSLPKIPAHPGELNQVWTNLIDNAVSAMNSTGADGTLTVRTAREGDHLLVEFQDTGPGVPVEIRDRVFDPFFTTKPVGEGTGLGLDISWRIIVNKHRGDLRFHSVPGDTRFQVRLPLASAEPPAPEEPS